TCGCGCCGTAGAGCGAGGCGAGCGTCGGCAACTGGACCTTGGTGAGCAGGTTGATGCCGACCGCGCCCTGGTGCCCTTCCTTGGCGAGGAAGACCTCGACGAAGTTCGCCGCGACGGTGACCTGCTCGCGCAGCGCGCTCACGGCCTGCTTGTACATGGGGAGGACGCGATACGGCTCGCCCGGCGCGCGGCCCTCCGGCCGGAAGTAGCGACGCAGGAGGTCCGCGGCGACGCCCGGCATGGGGAGATGCTCGAGGGCGCGGCGCATCGCGCCGCCGACGTCGCCATCCTGGAGCCGGCGCACCAGCACGGTGTCGAGCGCGGTCCCCGAGACGACGCCGAGCTGCCCGGCGGACGAGACGGCATGGGCGAGGCGCCAGTCGGAGACGGCGACACCCATGCCTCCCTGGATGATGAGCGGCAACGCGCGAGCGGACATGTCGTGTGTGCGGTGGTGGAGTGAGGTACCGGCGCGATCAGCGCGCGGTGCGCTCGCGCTGCGCGATCGCGAGGGCCTCGCGCACGCGTTGCGGCGCCCCTTCGATGCGCCACGCCTCGCGTCCGCCCGGATCGACGAGCACGATGGTGCTGCCATGCGCGATCATGCCGGTGTCCGGGTCGCGCTGGCGCGCGATGCGCCACGCATCGAGTGCGGCGTTCACCTCGTCCACGCTGCCGGAGAGGGCGCGGTCGTGCGGGGCGAGCTCCCACGCGGTCGCGATCGCGCCGAGCCGTTCGGGTGCGTCGCGCCACGGATCGAGCGAGATGACGAGCAGCGGGACCGAATCCGCGCCCTCGTCGGCGCGGGCGCGCTTGGCCTGCTGCACGATCACGGGGCAGATGTCCTCGCAGTGGCCGAAGGCGAACGTGACCATCACCCATCGACCGAGGTAGTCGTCGAGCCGAGTCACGCCGCCGAGCTGGTCCCGCAGCGCGAGCGGCTCCGCCGGCGCGCGTCCGCGCTCCGGCAGCGCGGCGGTGACCGCGAACGGCTCGCCGTCCGCGAGTCCGCGCGCGCCAGCGACGCGCCGACCCGCGGTGAGGAGCCCGCTCGCGAGCAGGAGCACGACGACCGTCGACGCAGCGCGGCCAGCGAAGCCGCGGTGGAGCCGGGCGAGTCCGGTGCGCAGTTCCGCGCCCCAGACGATGGTGAGCACCCCGAGCATGCCGATGGGCTCTCCGATGAGCAGGAGCCAGCCCCCGGCATGGGGCAGCCCGGTGCGCGAGGCCCCGAAGCAGACCTCGCGGGTGAGCACGACCCACGCCGGCGCGTCGTCTCCGAGCGGCGCCAGCGCGAGCCACCACCAGGCGGCGCTGATGGTGAGGATCGCCGCGAGTGCCACGACCGCCAATGACGGCCGTGGCCCCGCGGTGGTCGTCAGCCGACCTTCCAGAGGAACGAGAGGAGCTTCCAATTGGTGAAGTAGTAGGCGATGAACGCGAGCAGGAAGACGGCGACGAGGACGATCGTCCCCGGTGTGGGGCCCATCCATCCGCGGGCCGGCGCGTGCATCTCCGCGTTCCGGGTGTCCACGTCGGCGGAGTGCGTGGGCGGATGCGTGAGTCCCTGCGGCACGCCGACCATGGCGACGCCGCGCGTGATCTCGCCGAGCGGCTCACCGAAGAAGACCGACTTCACGGCGATGAGGATGAAGCCCAGTGCGGCGGTGACGGCCATGATGCCGCCGATCCCCATCAGCGCGAGCACGAGGTCCACCGCCGGGTTGAACTCCACGCTGAACGGGGCGCCGCTGAACGAGATGTCCCAATGGCGCCGCGGCACGCCGAAGCTGCCGGCGAAGGTCATCCCCATGGACAGGAAGAGGATGCCGAAGGAGAAGAGGTACGGCTGGACCTTCGCGAATCCCCAGAACGCGACCTTCCGCCGGAAGATCAGCGGCAGGAGGTAGTAGGTCGCACCCATGAAGGCCATCGCCGTGCCGCTCACGACGGTGGCGTGGAAGTGCCCCGGCACGCGCAGCGTGTTGTGCGCGATGATGTTGATCTGCTCGGTGCCGATGGTGACGCCGGTGATGCCGCCGACGAAGCCGAAGAAGATCACCGACAACACCAGCGAGCTGAAGCCCGGGTCGCCCCAGGGTGCGCGCCGGAGCCACCCGAAGAGCCCCTGCGTGTAGCCGCGGAGCCGCATCCCGAGTTCCATGCCGGCGGGGATGGTGAAGCCGTGGATCATCGAGGCCAGCACGGCCATGTACATGAAGTACGAGGTGTTGGTGATCTTCCATGCCGAGCCGAAGCCCGGGTCCACGAGCAGGTGGTGCGCCGAGGCCATGGAGATGAAGAGCACGTAGAGCACGAAGGCGCTGCGGCTGACCTTCTCGTTGAGCACCACCGCGCCGACCGTCAGTGAGCCGAGCATGTACCAGATGGAGACCTGCGCGGCCATGTTGATCTGCTGCGACGAATGGCCGAGCGCCCACCAGATCATCTTGTAGATCTGCGGGTCGATCGTCTTGATGAGCCCGATGGACCAGAGGAAGGTGGGGATGTAGATGAGCGCGCCGTGGAGCAGCGTGATCACGGCGATGATCGCCGCCGTGAGCGCGCCGTACACCACGAGCGGCATGGACCCTTCGTAGGTGCGCTCGCGCTTGGCGATGGTGATCGTCGCGAAGAACTGCGCGGTCACCAGCAGGGCGCCGACGGCGAAGAGGATGATGCCGAGGTAGAAGATCGGATGCGCCTTGAGCGGCACGTACGACGTGAAGAGCACGTCGGCGCGGCCGGTCCACTGCGCCCACTCCACCATGAGCGTGCCGAGGAGCATCAGCCCGAAGTTGAACCACCCGAACCGCGGTGCGGCCGGCCGCGCATTGAGCAGCACGGTGCCGGCGAACCAGAGCACCGCCATCTCGAAGTAGATGATGAAGAAGATCAGCATGTTCATGCCGTGCACGCCGAGCAGCCGGTAGTACCAGGTGGCGGGCAGGAGGTGCACGGCCTGCCAGCGCGTGAGCACCAGCAGCAGCGCGGCGATCGCACCGACGAGCAGCGCCACCACGGCGACCACGGCGTTGGCCTTGATCAGCGCCTCGGCCCCGGAATGGATCCGCCGGCCGGTGGCGGGGCAGGTGCGGAAGAGTCCGGTCTCCAGTGCGGGGGCGGTCACGGTTCGTCCCCCCGCTTGATGGTGGAGGCCGCGTTGTCCGCGACCGGCGCGCCGGCCGCATCCACGACGATCACGCGGCCGACCATGGTGTGGTGCCCGATGCCGCAGAACTCGTTGCAGATGATGCGGAAGTCACCGGAGGCCGTGGGCGTCACGCGCAGGCCGTAGTCGTAGCCGGGCGATACGGCGAAGTTCACGTTCAGCGGATACAGGCTGAAGCCGTGGTTCACGTCGAGCGACGACAGGTGCAGCATGTACTCCTTGCCCTGCTCGAGCTGCAGGATGGGGTACCATTGGAAGGAGAGCGCGGTGAGATAGATGTCGCTCCCCGGCGGCGGCGCGACGATGGGGATCCCCTGGTCCTCGCCGACCTTGTACTGCGCGGCGAACGCGACCGTGCGCTCGTAGAACGCGCGGGGTTCGACCTTGCGGCGCACGCCGGACGGGTTCTGCCCGCCCTTCCAGTGCCAGAGCGGCATCATCGCGAAGAGCACCATGCACCAGAAGAACGCGATGGCGACCCACACCTTCTCCGCCTTGTGCGCCGGCTTCCACCACACGCCGGGAACGGGGTCGAGCCCCGTGTGGACCTTGGTCAGCATGGCATCCTCACGGGAGCGTGGCTTGCGGCATCGTGAGGATCTCCCACATGCCCCAGCCAGTGTAGACGACGAACATCACGACGATGCCGGCGATGAGGAGCAGCCAGACATTGTCGAACATCCGCTGCATCAGCGGGATGGGCTCATGGGGCCCGCGGGCGTCAGTGGGGTCCATCGCGCGCATACTCCTCGGTCGGTGGGGGGACGTCAGGAACGGCGGTACGTTGCAAATATCATGTCGATATGATAGATAACGCGCAAGATGAGTCCCGACATCCGCCCGCCGGACCCGCGCTCCCTGCGGCGCGTCGAGGCCGCGGCGCGCGCCGCGGTCCGCGCGCTCGACGCCGTCGTGCATCGGCTGTACGGCTGGCGCGCCAACCCGCTCCACCAGAGCGGCGCGCTCGCGGCCTGGATGCTCGTCCTGCTCACCGTGACGGGGCTCTACCTCCTGCTCGTCTACCGGATCGGCGCGCCCTCCGCCTCCGTGGCGCGGCTCGCGGCCGATCCCTGGCTCGGCGGCTGGATGCGGTCGCTGCATCGCTATGCCACCGACCTCTTCGTCATCGCCACTGTCCTGCATGCGTTGCGGCTCTTCGGTCAGGCGCGCGAGTGGGGGCCGCGCACGCGGGCCTGGCTGAGCGGCCTCTTCCTCTTCGGCGTCGGCCTCGCCTGTACCTGGACCGGCTTCGTGATGGCGTGGGACAGCTTCGGCCTCCGG
This region of Gemmatimonadota bacterium genomic DNA includes:
- a CDS encoding SCO family protein; this encodes MALAAILTISAAWWWLALAPLGDDAPAWVVLTREVCFGASRTGLPHAGGWLLLIGEPIGMLGVLTIVWGAELRTGLARLHRGFAGRAASTVVVLLLASGLLTAGRRVAGARGLADGEPFAVTAALPERGRAPAEPLALRDQLGGVTRLDDYLGRWVMVTFAFGHCEDICPVIVQQAKRARADEGADSVPLLVISLDPWRDAPERLGAIATAWELAPHDRALSGSVDEVNAALDAWRIARQRDPDTGMIAHGSTIVLVDPGGREAWRIEGAPQRVREALAIAQRERTAR
- a CDS encoding cbb3-type cytochrome c oxidase subunit I, translated to MTAPALETGLFRTCPATGRRIHSGAEALIKANAVVAVVALLVGAIAALLLVLTRWQAVHLLPATWYYRLLGVHGMNMLIFFIIYFEMAVLWFAGTVLLNARPAAPRFGWFNFGLMLLGTLMVEWAQWTGRADVLFTSYVPLKAHPIFYLGIILFAVGALLVTAQFFATITIAKRERTYEGSMPLVVYGALTAAIIAVITLLHGALIYIPTFLWSIGLIKTIDPQIYKMIWWALGHSSQQINMAAQVSIWYMLGSLTVGAVVLNEKVSRSAFVLYVLFISMASAHHLLVDPGFGSAWKITNTSYFMYMAVLASMIHGFTIPAGMELGMRLRGYTQGLFGWLRRAPWGDPGFSSLVLSVIFFGFVGGITGVTIGTEQINIIAHNTLRVPGHFHATVVSGTAMAFMGATYYLLPLIFRRKVAFWGFAKVQPYLFSFGILFLSMGMTFAGSFGVPRRHWDISFSGAPFSVEFNPAVDLVLALMGIGGIMAVTAALGFILIAVKSVFFGEPLGEITRGVAMVGVPQGLTHPPTHSADVDTRNAEMHAPARGWMGPTPGTIVLVAVFLLAFIAYYFTNWKLLSFLWKVG
- a CDS encoding cytochrome C oxidase subunit II, whose translation is MLTKVHTGLDPVPGVWWKPAHKAEKVWVAIAFFWCMVLFAMMPLWHWKGGQNPSGVRRKVEPRAFYERTVAFAAQYKVGEDQGIPIVAPPPGSDIYLTALSFQWYPILQLEQGKEYMLHLSSLDVNHGFSLYPLNVNFAVSPGYDYGLRVTPTASGDFRIICNEFCGIGHHTMVGRVIVVDAAGAPVADNAASTIKRGDEP